A part of Carassius carassius chromosome 32, fCarCar2.1, whole genome shotgun sequence genomic DNA contains:
- the wdr20a gene encoding WD repeat-containing protein 20, whose product MSKMAAEGGGKEMNEIKSQFSTREGAYKLLTHSEYSRPNRVPFNSQGSNPVRVSFVNVNDQSGNGERICFNVGRELYFYIYKGVRKAADLSKPIDKRIYKGTQPTCHDFNHLTATAESVSLLVGFSAGQVQLIDPIKKETSKLFNEERLIDKSRVTCVKWVPGSESLFLVAHSSGSMYLYNVEHTCGTTAPHYQLLKQGENYSVHTCKSKSTRNPLLKWTVGEGALNEFSFSPDGKFLACVSQDGFLRVFNFDVVELHGTMKSYFGGLLCVCWSPDGKYIVAGGEDDLVTVWCFSDCRVIARGHGHKSWVSVVAFDHYTTSVEESEPMEFSGSDEDFQDQIHFGRDRANSTQSRLSKRNSTDSRPVSVTYRFGSVGQDTQLCLWDLTEDILFPHLPLSRTRTHTNVMNASSSDGSSSLPAPLPRSNSLPHSAANSKSAASDNPIAAGVSKFATLSLHDRKERHPDKDHKRNHSMGHISSKSSDKLNLLTKTKTDPAKTLGTPLCPRMQDVPLLEPLICKKIAHERLTVLIFLEDCLVTACQEGFICTWARPGKVGLLSSQNQASSPSGTVV is encoded by the exons ATGTCAAAGATGGCGGCGGAGGGAGGAGGGAAGGAGATGAACGAGATCAAGAGTCAATTCAGCACGCGGGAAGGCGCGTATAAACTCCTCACGCACTCAGAGTACAGCAGACCCAACCGAGTGCCCTTCAACTCTCAGGGATCGAACCCCGTCAGAGTCTCGTTCGTCAACGTCAACGATCAGTCCGGGAACGGCGAGCGCATCTGCTTCAATGTGGGCCGGGAGCTCTACTTCTACATCTATAAAGGCGTCAGGAAG GCTGCTGATCTGAGTAAGCCCATAGATAAGAGGATCTACAAGGGAACGCAGCCCACGTGCCACGACTTCAATCACCTGACGGCGACGGCGGAGAGCGTGTCTCTGCTGGTGGGCTTCTCCGCTGGACAGGTGCAGCTCATCGACCCCATCAAGAAGGAGACCAGCAAACTCTTCAATGAAGAA AGACTCATTGATAAATCCCGGGTCACGTGTGTGAAGTGGGTCCCGGGCTCCGAGAGCCTGTTCCTCGTGGCTCACTCCAGCGGGAGCATGTACCTGTATAACGTGGAGCACACCTGCGGCACCACGGCGCCTCACTACCAGCTGCTGAAGCAGGGCGAGAACTACAGCGTTCACACCTGCAAGAGCAAGTCCACGCGCAACCCTCTGCTCAAGTGGACGGTGGGCGAGGGCGCGCTGAACGAGTTCTCCTTCTCTCCCGACGGGAAGTTCCTGGCCTGCGTGAGTCAGGACGGTTTCCTGCGGGTCTTCAACTTCGACGTGGTGGAGCTGCACGGCACCATGAAGAGCTACTTCGGAGGCCTGCTGTGCGTCTGCTGGAGCCCTGACGGGAAGTACATCGTGGCCGGCGGCGAGGACGACCTGGTGACCGTCTGGTGCTTCTCAGACTGCCGGGTGATCGCTCGCGGACACGGACACAAGTCCTGGGTGAGCGTGGTGGCGTTTGACCACTACACCACCAGCGTGGAGGAGAGCGAGCCCATGGAGTTCAGCGGCAGCGACGAGGACTTCCAGGATCAAATCCACTTCGGCCGAGATCGGGCCAACAGCACACAGTCACGTCTGTCCAAGCGCAACTCCACGGACAGCCGACCGGTCAGCGTGACCTACCGCTTCGGCTCGGTGGGGCAGGACACTCAGCTGTGCCTGTGGGACCTGACGGAGGACATCCTGTTCCCACACCTCCCTCTGTCCCGGACACGGACGCACACTAATGTGATGAACGCCAGCAGCAGTGATGGCTCCAGCTCGCTCCCCGCTCCGCTGCCGCGCTCCAACAGTCTCCCGCACTCCGCCGCTAACAGCAAGAGTGCCGCCTCGGACAACCCCATCGCCGCCGGAGTCAGCAAGTTCGCCACGCTCTCGCTGCACGACCGCAAAGAGCGGCACCCCGACAAAGACCACAAGCGCAACCACAGCATGGGCCACATCAGCAGCAAGAGCAGCGACAAGCTCAACCTGCTGACCAAAACCAAAACAGACCCCGCCAAGACTCTGGGCACGCCGCTGTGTCCGCGCATGCAGGACGTGCCGCTACTCGAGCCGCTCATCTGTAAAAAGATCGCACACGAGAGACTCACCGTGCTCATCTTTCTAGAGGACTGTTTAGTCACCGCGTGTCAGGAGGGGTTTATTTGCACGTGGGCGAGACCCGGCAAAGTG